The genomic interval CGGCAACTCTGCCAATGTGATCCAGGCTATCCAGGCTGCCCATGACAGGGAAATGCTGGTGGTTGCCCTGACCGGCCGCGATGGTGGCGGCACGGCAGCGCTTCTGCTCCCCGAGGACGTCGAGATCCGCGTTCCCGCCAAGGTTACGGCCCGGATCCAGGAGGTGCACCTCTTGGTTATCCACTGCCTGTGCGATTTGATCGACAACCAACTGTTTGGAAGCGAAGAATGAAACGCTCACTTCTGATCATGGCCACCTTGGCGACAAGCCTCATCCTAGGAGGCTGCAGCAATCGCAGCATTGGCAATACCATCGACGATCAATTCATCGAGCCCAAGGTCGCCGAAAAAATCCGCCAGGCCCACGCCGACCTGGGCAGCGACACTTCGCATATCGTGGTCACAACCTACAATAGCGTCACCCTGCTTGCCGGCCAGACTCCTCGCACCGAACTCAAGCAACTTGCCGAACAGGCTGCGCTCTCGGTCCCAGGAGTAACGAGGGTGCACAATGAAATACAGATCCTCTCCCCCACGTCGCTCCTGGCGCGCAGCAACGACTCCTTGCTGACTACCAAGATCAAAACCCAGATGCTTGCCGACAACACGATCCCCGGCTCGAAAATCAAAGTGATCACCGAGAATGGCATCGTCTATTTGATGGGCTTGATTACCCGGCAGGAGGCAAATCGAGCGGCCAGTCTGGTTCAGGGCATTTCCGGCGTGCAGAAGGTCGTCAAACTGTTCCAGTACGCGGATTGAGAATAGGCACGAACAAAAAGGCGATCCAAGGATCGCCTTTTTATCAAGGGCTATTTGACCACCTTCAAACTGGGGCGCCCAGCCGGCCGCGG from Azotobacter salinestris carries:
- a CDS encoding BON domain-containing protein is translated as MKRSLLIMATLATSLILGGCSNRSIGNTIDDQFIEPKVAEKIRQAHADLGSDTSHIVVTTYNSVTLLAGQTPRTELKQLAEQAALSVPGVTRVHNEIQILSPTSLLARSNDSLLTTKIKTQMLADNTIPGSKIKVITENGIVYLMGLITRQEANRAASLVQGISGVQKVVKLFQYAD